The Myxocyprinus asiaticus isolate MX2 ecotype Aquarium Trade chromosome 36, UBuf_Myxa_2, whole genome shotgun sequence genome segment GAGAAGGAGACATTAGCTTTGATTTGGGCCCTGCAACACTTTGAGGTCTATGTTGAGTCAGTGGTTGTTCCATTGGTGGTGTACACTGATCATAACCCCCTCACATATTTACATTCTTTGTGGTGCACAAATCAACGCCTTACCCGATGGTGTTTGTTCCTACAGTCTTATGCGCTGGACATAAGACACATTACAGGCTCTGATAACATGTTGGATGATGCCTTATCTAGAGCCTTCTTGCCCTACGTCTTCGTAATCGCCCTTGTTGGGTTGCCCTACTGTCTACCCTGCTTGTCATGTCTTCTTAATTTGCTTCTGCAGGGCCTGTAGTTGCTGAAGGCCAGAGTTGGCATGGTGTACGGGTTGGGGCTATCCAAAGGCGTGATTGGCTGTTTTTTTTAAGCAGGTCTCTTTTGGATCTCTTATTTTTATGGGGGAGGGTGTTACTTTTGGGCTGTATtggtttttcttttgtgttcaattTTGTTTTGCAGATTGGTAGTGGCCGATTTAAGAAGTTGATGAGCCCAATGATTAGTCCTGACAGGATTCACCTGTGCTGAGGGTTCCATTGGTGCCTCTCCCCGATCCAGACTTGTGTTATTCTCCTTTATTACCAGTTATTCTTTTATTACTTGtttcctttttaataaattatacttTGAGCAAGATATCCAACGTGTAGTCTCCCCTATTGTTGCGGCTTACGAGCCGGCCGTGACAGCATCAATACTGTCTTTATCTTCCTTAGAGACATTGATGAGATCATCTTCCACACAAAAATTGGGCAATTTTATGACCCACAAAAAAAAGATGACTCAACAGTATAAAGATGTCAAAGCCATAAAAATGTGGCTTGAATCATTTCAATGAAAAATCCCCCTGTAAATCTGAGAGATAACACAATCCTTTCAAAACCCTGTTAAAACAGGGACTCAAAACACATCAATCTCTTGGCAATTTTCATACTTTTCTGggggaaaataattaaataaattagtcaCCATGTTTCACCatataaaagtacaaaacaaaGATATTATTAACCAGCTAAACAACAGCTCTTGAGTCTGTGCATgtagaaaaaaaagaatgaaacagtGGTTAACTGCCCTTTCATACAGACAGCCACCTCAATCATTCAGAGCATCATCGTAGGATAAATAGTTTTAAGACAAGATGAGAGGCATTTGTATCCCAGTCAGTGTTGACTCTTGCGTGGACACCACTCAGTGTTTGGGTAGAGCAGGCAGTGAACCGTTTTAAACCTAAAGAGATAATGGTTATAAATGAAAAACAGCACTTAACAGTAGCAAAAGCAGTTTATGCCTAAAGTTTACATATAGTGGGGTCAAAAagattttctaatttaatttttttttttacatttttataagcacaacaatttgagtgaaagctgaattgaaaaaaatatatagtattcTGTGTGTCAGTATTGTGTACTTCAATAGAAGCAAGAAAACATTATATTTGAGAGGGTCAGTCACAAATTAGCTCACTGAAAGGTGAAAAATCTTACATATTTCTTCATTActattttctgtttaaaaaagttaaatgaataaaaaaaaaaatccagattttcaatgtggtctcagactttgtgACCCCACTGTATATATCTGTATGTATGAGTTTGTGTACCGTGAAGGGTCTTCAGACAATGAGAAAGCTCCCCCAACATTGACCACATTTCTCCTGTTCTCGAATCCCCCATAACTGAGGGTCACCTATGGAGCAATGCAAAGACACACAGATTCAGAAGCTGTTAGATTTAGGAAGGTAGATGATTATTACTGCTGGGAAAAGCTGGAGTTAGCTGAGACTGTGCCACTTTAATAGATCTTAAGCATTATGGGGTAGGAGTAGGCAGGTGTTCAGGTGGTTGAGTAGAATCTcggattaaagggttagttcacccagaaatgaaaattctctaattatttactcaccctcatgatatcccaggtgtataggacttttttcttcaccagaacacatttgaagaaaaataaaaaaatatcttagctcagtaggtccttaaaatgcatgtgaatggtgatcagatttttgaagctcagaaaaaaatatacgcctccagctgttaaattaatgtcttctaaagcgacacaatcacttctggtgtgaaaaagatcaatatttaagatttttttttttttaactctaaatcatgcttccggtcagcagcagtatgcgcgtgtgatgtaatcgcattggcatttgaaacacgtgagaaccgACACaagtgcgtcacagccggaagagcagcgctgtttacaagtgaggaggaggaatgctgtacagtagcttggttggttttggtttagatctgtattgatttgtttctttactcacaatggtacgtttttgtgctcatcctggatgtctcaaacgAGAGCAGAACATGAGATCACATCCGTATCATGGCAACggtaatacgtcacacgagagactgcttggactccaccctctcatgaagcttatcggaagcaatgatttagagttaaaaagaacttaaatattgatattttttcacaacaaaagtgatcgcattgctttagaagacattaatttaaccactggagtcgtatcgatgacgtttatgctgactgtctgtgatttttggagcttcaaaaatcggatcaccatccactcgCATTTTCAGGACCTACTGAGCAGAGGTTTTTTTCTACTatacttcaaatgtgttctggtgaagaaagaagtcatacacacctgagatttcatgagggtgagtaaataatgagaggattttcatttttgggtgaactatccctttagtcaATTCCTCCTGCACAAGAACACTGCTCAAACAATAAAGGCTGAAAACAAACAgccttaaaccagcctaaaatgGTTTGCTGGTTGTAGCtagtttaagatggtctcccagctcgaccagctgaaaagtgccaaaAACCAGCCAAAGGACCCGAGCAAACCATCTTAGACTATTTTAAACTGTTCTTTTCAGAAGGTGTACcacaaaatcaaatttaataCACAGCTAGCTAGTACTGAGGCCTGTAGCACaaagctagttgaacaaactcagagttttagagtaagtttcaggttgacaaaactAGATAGATCCAAACCGGGTGCGATGATCTCAAAATGCTCGCTCCAAACGTTCTCTTTCAACTCAAGAGTTTGATCCTGAGTTCATGCTTAACCCTCAAGtgagtgcacatgaatgagtgacgtttgccaCCAACAGCCAATGCGTGAAGCTCAGAGAGAGTCAGCGCGATTTACTTCTAATTGTGGAGCGAAAAATACAGGCAGGGTGACTTTATTGTGTaagagatgtcactttactcacagctgattggttcagtgtTAGTTTTCAATCTGTAACCCTAAATAAAACCTGCTCTGTAGCAGGTTAGCCGTGTGGTgtaagttgctatggcgatgaacaccaGTAAAAACTGACCCGCATTCTTGAGACCGAAAAACCAGAGTTTGCTCAAACTTACCGGCTTCGTGCaacaaaaactattttattgGTTAACATACATATCAATAAACTAATAACACAAGAACGTTTTTCTCCACTCTTGACATCAAAACAAACGGGCATGCGCACAAGACACTGAATAAGCTAACAGAATGGCAATAAAAGTGTTATATGCAAAGCAAAATTGGGAAACAGGAATAATTCTAGGTGTGTCGATCAGGTTCTCTGCAAACTGTTTCTTCAACAAAAGAACATTATGCTGTTAacatgaccttacatgttgtTGGCTGAGCAGTATCAACAGGACTGTGCATGCAAGCGCAGTCATTAGGGACCCTGACCTGTTTGAGTATGCTGTCTGTGGGAAGTCTCTGCAGATTCTCTAGGTGCGAGTGGAACAGACCCGTGTGTGTCAGAGGAACCTCCAGAAGAGCCTCGATAATGTAACCGATTGTACAGTCGTCAGGGAGACGGATCTTCTCTGCAGTTGTTATGAAGTTTCCAAGACTGCGagatagaaagaaaaaattatttacGTTTCAAACCAGACCTGAGGAATTTAAATGTATGCAAAATAGAAAACTATGAGTTTAAATCCAAACCAAAACGCTGATAACCATCAAATATCAACTCACTGATTTGCATGTAAACCTGCTTTACATGCAAATCGATAAACCGACAGTAAACCACTGTTTATGTAAGATATGGGgtttccaggggcctgggtagctcagtcgtaaaagacgctggctaccactagttcactagttcaaatccagggcatgctaagtgactccagccaggtctcctaagcaaccaaattggcccggttgctagggagggtagagtcacatggggtaacctcctcgcggtcactataatgtggttcgttgtcggtggggcgtgtggtgagttgagcacggatgccgcggtagatggcgtgaagcctccacacgcgctatgtctccatggcaacacgctcaacaagccacgtgatagcgggttgacagtctcagacgcggaggcaactggaattcatcctctgccacccggattgaggcgaatcactacgtgaccacaaggacttaaaagcgtacTGGGAAttggcattctaaattgggtgaaaaaaaaaaaaaaaagattttgagtTTCCTCAAATCTTAACTTACAAACTGTTGCATCATCAGACACTGAAGTTTCAGAATGGCAACACATGCGTTTGcatgcaaagtttaaaaaaggtTTTGTGTAGACTATGTGTgactaggcctgtcgcgattattatataatcgtctgatcgcggttatttgatctaaccgcggttattgtgcactttaaattccaatcacaatttactgtccaaataaggcaATGAGTGTCTCATTTAATTGAACTCCGACCgtctcactgagccgcaccgAGTGCAGCTCTTGAAGAGCGTGTTGAACTTGAGACTTGAAGCACTGTGATAGACGCACCGTCTGCGAAGGCTCGTGACAAACTtccgcaaaaatataaacaaagcgctccggtttcactaTTATTAAATGATCGTGTAATGTCAAATTTTATTTGTCATTGTAATTTCATACACGCTGTGTTAATAACATGAAGTGACACAGAACAGCACTGTCACGTCCACTTACTATATTGCTAAAGAGATGATAGAATTAAGAAAAACAGAATATTAAAGGTCtttcttcatgagaaataagggcacGTGGGTTTAATCGGAGAGTCTTAaagtaatgtgtgaaagtgaagaattttggacagaaatattttgccattgcatacatacagtatgatatatgataataatataatataatataatataatgtattcatactattattttattagcaacaGCAGAACAGATTTGTAGTGTTgcaagtacagttgtgctcaaaagtttgcataccctggcagaaattgtgaaatattggcattgattttgaaaatatgactgatcatgccttTTATTaaaggacagtgatcatatgaagccatttattatcacatagttgtttggctcctttttaaatcataatgataacagaaatcacccaaatggccctgatcaaaagtttacatacccctgaatgtttggccttgttacagacacacaaggtgacacacacaggtttaaatggcaattaaaggttaatttcccacaccagtggctttttaaattgcaattagtgtctgtgtataaatagtcagtgaggttgttagctctcacgtggatgcactgagcaggctagatactgagccgtggggagcaggaaagaactgtcaaaagacctgcgtaacaaggtaatggaactttataaagatggaaaaggatataaaaagatacccaaagccttgaaaatgccagtcagtactgttcaatcacttattaagaagtggaaaattcagggatctcttgataccaagccaaggtcaggtagaccaagaaagatttcagccacaactgccagaagaattgttcaggatacaaagaataacccacaggtaacctcaggagaaatacaggctgctctggaaaaagacggtgtgattgTTTTAAGGAGCaccgacgatacttgaacaaaaatgagctgcatggtcgagttgccagaaagaagcctttactgcgccaatgccacaaaaatgcccggttacaatatgcccgacaacaccttgacacatctcacagcttctggcacactgtaatttggagtgacgagaccaaaatagggttttatggtcacaaccataagcactatgtttggagaggggtcaacaaggcctatagtgaaaagaataccatccccactgtgaagcatactGGTGGATcaatgatgttttgggggtgtgtgagctataaaggcacggggaatcttgtgaaaattgatggcaagatgtatgcagcatgttatcagaaaatactggcagacaatttgcattcttctgcatgaaagctgcgcatgggacactcttggactttccagcataacaatgaccctaagcacaaggccaagttgaccctccagtggttacagcagaaaaaggtgaaggtactggagtggccatcacagtctcctgaccttaaccctTGTGCAGTCTTAACATTCTGTATACTCCCCTTGTCctaagggtcaaaaatgacccacctTCACCAAACCCTTAAAATAAAGCAGCTTAATTGAATTTTAAACCCCAAATCTACTTTGCATGAAGAAACAACCTGCCATTCATCACACACTTTGTGAATATGTGGGTTTTACCTATTCACAGTGTAGAAAGACTCCATTTAATCAGTGGACACCACTCATTTTTATTACAACACACCTGTCATAATTGTTTTCTTTACtagaggtttattattattattattattattattattattattattattgctaaaggTACTGCATAGGTGTAAACATTAATTGTTTAGCAAGAGATAGCACTTGTATAGCCTAAGAAAGTAGCAGAAATGTGCAGAAAGTAgttttgaatgcattttattGAAGGGAAACAATAACAGTCTTGAACTTTTTTGGCAACACAGTAATATAttcttatatactgtacaatgaggAATTCAACTACAAAATACTAGTCTTCTTCCATTTTTCGAACCATTTCCCCCACCCACAAGgtgtataaacaacaacaataaataagaataaaataagataatagatacaaaacaaaaacgtgaagaacataaatcaatcaactctaattagcacatgtaGGAGAGTATGCAAGTGTGTGCGCATGGACTTTGCAGATGTATTTCTCACATGTTCAGcacatagtatttttttttacagtctttcTTTGAGGGGCAGAATTGGCATCTCCTCCTCTTGCCTGCCCCAGCTGCAGCCTCAGATGGATCAGGATAAGATTCAGCCCCCTGAACAGCTTTCACAAGCGCTGCAGAGGCTGCTGTGCAGGGGAAGGTGCTCCCTTCTTTGAATGTGTGGGGTTACAAGTGCCTTTCCCAGCTGCTCCAGGAAAATCCTCCTCTTGTTCCACTTATCAGGCATCCAGGTAGGGTTGATCTTGTTCCATATCATGAAGGCATTGTATGAGGACACATCAATGATGTTATGGCAGATGACCATGGGCCAGCAGGCAGtcatcctcctgcagctgtaAGTTCCAATCACCTTATCCAGGTTGTCCTCGCCTCCTTTGTTGTGGTTGTAGTCCAGGATGATGGCTGGCTTCCTGTCCTCACGATCACTGATCTCAGCCGTTTTGTGCAGTGTGCTCAGGAGGACCACATTCTTGTTCCTCTTTGGAAGGTAAGAAACTAGAGTGATGGTGGGGGTGAAGGCAAACTTTGATGAGAAGGCCTTGTTGCGAGGAGTGCAGGGGGGAGCTCAGGCTTGTTCTTTCTAACTGTGCCAACCATGGTGATCTTCCTCTTCAGAAGCTGCTGGCTGAGTTCATAAGAGGCGAAGAAATTGTCACACGTGATATTGTGCCCCCTCAGTCCATCTGTCACATCAAGCACAACCTGCATCCCCTGGTTCTTCTCCAGGCCTCCACTGGTCGGCTTCCCTGTGTAGACTTGCATCTTCCAGGCGTAGCTGGATTGTGCATCACAGGCTACCCATATCTTGATGCCATACTTTGCTGGCTTGCTGGGCATATACTGCCTGAAAGGACAAAAAGAGATTACTATCAGTAATTAGTATCAGTGTCACAGAAAACAATCACATAAATCAATGATATTACagcaatacataataaaattaacagtgaaaatcacttacattacagATATGAAAATCAAAATGTACCTCTGAATGGAACCAGTTGCTTATCCACTGTTACTTCAGGCCCAGGGTTGTAGAGGTATGGCAGACGCTCCACCCACTTCTCCCAGACCTCTCTTATGGCCGCCAgtttgtctctcacacgtcttgCAGGTCTTGAATCACGGTTATCAAATCGTAGCATTCTTGAGAAAGTGTGAAAGACTTTCAGTGGCATCGTGGCATGGAAAATCTCTGCATCCCAGAGACTACATGTAGCCTCGCCTTGGGATCTATACACACCCGCTAAGATTAGCAGCCCTATGTAGGCACGCAGGTCaatctcatccatccttttccagTTGTCTCCATATTTACGGAAACCCTCCAAATTTGTCATCTCTAGGATTATTTTTTACGATGGCTGGTGTGATGAACATGTAGAATGTTGAGGCGATGTCCTGGGCATGGGCAACTGCATGTCTTGTGGGCCCTGGGGTCATCCTTATGACATTTTGTGCTGCCATCCTGCCCTGGTTGTCATATGGTGACAAGGACCATGTTATTTTGCTGttctttgacaaaaatgtctctCTTTCAGCATGGGGAATTTTCTTCTTCATCTGAAGATGATGCATCGTGCTCTGGGTTGTATTTTTCCCCATCTTCTTCTTCAGATACCTCCTCCTCTTCTAAATCATTGTTCTCTTGTTCCTCCTGGACATCTGAAAAAAATCAGATCTACGACCTGTTGGGCACTGAAATGTGCACTCATGGCTTCAGCAAAGAGAGAACTGGGGATACTGTCATTTGCAgcacctttatagcctctgactGCATTCCCCATTAGTAAACAATGCTttcaagaaatgtttattttgtctgaaattgtttttattttgtctgtgaaCTTGAGTCATATGTGGGTTcgtggaggggagatgctgcacaTGCACAAGAAAGTTTTAGTTTTGTCTGAGTTCAATCAGTAGCACACATAATCTCAAtttctcattgtgtgtgtgtgtgtgtgtgtgtgtgtctctttgtggtttttgtggtgtgtaaatgattttataactgctgggtcaaaaatgaccctaagacaatcTTTGTACCCTGATGGTGTACAGCTTTCATGGAAATATGAACAAAGGCAATGTTTCACTTTTTCTAGTGTTGGGGTCACTCTAGGAAAAGTCATCAAATTTcaagttgaaaaaaaataatttagctggttttctctgctggtaaacatagtggcaggtcatttttgacccttaaGACAACAcaaatatcatcgagccactctggggagatctcaaacgtgcggttcatgcaagacgaccaacgactttgcatgacctggaggcattttgccaagacgaatgggcagctataccacctgcaagaatttggggcctcatagacaactattacaaaagactgcacgctgtcattgatgctaaatggggcaatacacagtattaagaacaaagggtatgcagacttttgaacaggggtcatttcatttttttctttgttgccatgttttgttttatgattgtgccattctgttataacctacaattgaatatgaatcccataagaaataattgtgttttgcctcttttctttaaaaatggtacatatattaccaattctccaagggtatgcaaacgtttgagcacaactgtatatatatatatatatatatatatatatatatatatatatatatatatatatatatatatatatatataaactcagcaaaaaaaataaacgtcctctcactttcaactgcttttatttccagcaaacttaacatgcacaattatttgtatgaacataaaaagattcaacaagagatgttaccccattcttccaccaaggcacttgcaagttcccgcacatttcttgggggaatggccctagccctcaccctccgatccaacaggtcccagacatgctcaatgggattgagatgtCATGCGTAATGTGTCTCACAGTGCGGACATTGCAATGAAtttccctggccacatctgcaatcctcatgcctccatgcagcatgcctaaggccctgggcatctttcttttggtgtttttcagagtcagtagaaagatctctttagtgtcctaagtttttataattttgaccttaattgcctaccgtctgtaagctgttagtgtcttaatgaccgttccacagatgcatgttcattaattgtttatagttcattgaacaagcatggaaaacattgtttaaaccctttacaataaagatcggTAAAGTTATTGGgatatttacaaaattatctttaaaatatagtgtcctgaaaaagggacgtttcttttttgctgagttttatatatatatatatatatatatatatatatatatatatatatatatatatatatacacacaatatatataatttataaatataaactttGGCCCCCAAGCAATGTCGCTTGGTCCAATCAGGCCCACAACCCAAAATGAGTTTAGGCGTAAACACTTAAACCCTAAAGtgactgtaaaaacgatgatctaaacaactttacagcttttaacataagaattaatttaagtgcttttataaaattataagcttcacatttctgtctttaaaccctcaaaaaactggccccatttacttccattgtaagtgcatcaatgaaacctagactttttttttttttttttttaaagaaaagcggGGTgagtcaaagtttttttttttttttttagtaatcaacattatggcacaaatgctgtcgattgagcttaacttgtattgaacctggaatattcctttaagtgtaaaaaaaaaaaagtagaaaaaatacattttttacctTGCCCAAGGACTCATTTTGAGTGCTAAACCGCGGCTGATGCAGAAGCCAGCTCCTCCAGTGGCAAACCAGAACTTCACAGATACCTGCAGAAGATATCCAAGATGGTTATCAATGGTTTGGtctaacaaattaatattacaatcagTGTTCTGCAATTGCCAATCCAACTGAAACTGTTCAAAGTACATTTTGTACACCGTGCAGTATGTGTATTTTCAACAATAATTGtgtatggggcctgggtagctcagcgagtattaacgctgactaccacccatggagtcgtgagttcgaatccagggtgtgctgagtgactccagccaggactcctaagcaaccaaattggcccggttgcttgagagggtagagtcacatggggtaacctcctcgttgtcgcgaTTAgaggttctcactctcaatggggcacgtggtaagttgtgcgtggatcgcggagagtagcatgagccgccacatgctgtgagtctccgcggtgtcatgcacaacgagccacgtgataagatgcgcggattgacggtctcagaagcggaggcaactgagacttgccctccaccacccggattgaggtgagtaactgcgccaccaagcggacctgctaagtagtgggaattaggcattccaaattgggagaaaaggggttaaaataaaatacaaaattttaaatacaaattgtgtattattgtgtgtgtatactgtgtattttGTACATCCTGTATATTGTTATACAATCACTATATGATTGCAATGTTTGTAATAGACCCACCCAATATTTCCCCCCACTGTTACAATAGTGTGATGACAATAAATTGATTTGATCTGATTACAAAGACATCAAAACTGTGGCTAAATAAAATCTTATACAGTATATGGCTTGGTTCAGTTCAACTTCTTAGCTTAGTACTGAATTACACTTTCTTTCATGCCATGAGTGACACCATGCTCACCGATCCATCACTCTTCACTCTCTCAGCTGCCTCTATGGGATGGTCCAAACTGGGTCTGCCCAAGTACACATCCTGTGTGTGAGAGTAGAAAGAGAGCAACTCCAACAAACTGGGCAGGATCACGTAGTTATCATCATCTACATGACAGAACCACCTGCAAAACACATGGCAAAGAGAGAAAGCAATGAAACCACTGCCACTTCCCCACTTTAAAATAGAGAAGAACACATCACAACAGCTTGAAACTGTCTATATTTAGACACGTTTCTTGTAAATTATGATAAACATAAGATCTGATGTTTTCAGCGCACCCTTTGaaaaagaaaactaaaataaaGTGAGAATCCACAAGAGGCTGTGCCAAACAGTGATTTTACCTTGGGTAACAGGTGTTCTTTGGCACAATCTTATAAAAGACACTAGTGTTCAATACAGTTACATTTCTTATGAGCAATTATCggaaaataaacaattcttccagcaAGTAACCTAGCTCATTATCCCAACTGTAGGCTTTTTGTTACTGACAAACAATACATTAACTTAGCACTTTAATATGGAATGTGCTGCTGTCACAGTTGtgcatttatagtcattttacaccGGCTTTGAACGCAATCAGAATGTAGCGATGGAACtgtttaaataaaagtttaaaaatgacAGCCAGTTTAACACAATGAAACATCTGCTGATAATGGCTGAAATTAAAGACTTTAATGACAGATTGTGATCTTTGGAAAGTGGCAAACGTGGCCTGAAGACGAACTCAACTTTTTCTGTGACTCGATGAACTTGTCATATTCCACAGACATCTTACAGCACAGGGCTTGGCGAGTGTGAGCTGCGGAGCAGTTGGTATTGATGATGTTGAGCCCTTGTGAAAACATGACAATGACAGATCACTAATGATTTCTAATTAATATGAAATCAAGACGACGACATGATCCATATGAAAGTACCGTGTGTTACCTGCTCTCTGCCTGAGCTCCTTATCCTCTCCATCAGTGAAGATAAACGTCTGAAAGATAGAACGCAGTCAGGGATCACTGGCACCTGAAACACTGCGCTCACACAAAACAATCTGCTCATTGTGGAAGCCAGAGATACAGTGACCAAGCACTGCAAAGAACTAAGCTGTGAAGTCTTGTAAAGgccaatttatacttctgcgtcgaacctatgCCGTAAGCAATGCGTAGCCACAACGGTCACCGTGTAGCCTGCGCCGTAGCCTGACTTGCACCTCTACAAAAATGGAACTACGCATGTCGCGTtaacgcagaccacaacagctgtgattggtccactttatAACTAGAGACCATACCCCACAGCGCGACAAAAAGAAATCTGAGATAGCGGCACATTTTCTGGaatattattttaagatctatgcatcatatcCACTGATTAGTGATCGTGTCACACTAGTTGGACTCATATTTTTTGGGAACATCTGctatttttatattctgtttgtgtttcaaaaAGTTACAAGCGAAAACGCGACAAAAAAATACATCTGTTTACAGCTTTTAAACTCTGCTTTTTTCTCGGGAATTTTACTCGATATACTGTATACTTGACATGTAACACTATTTGTTGTGTTCTACACGAAAA includes the following:
- the LOC127427398 gene encoding beta-1,3-N-acetylglucosaminyltransferase radical fringe-like, with the protein product MHLSHVGTKKICFLLSLAFFALLVLFIPSLQPLQRQGDLPQPRPHAKPARVGWTHDLHRKSVSAGHHGNDNAKDDSFTHPLPLGGRPKDPQRVLEGAPAHADPPRSRSKDSLDSKDIFIAIKTTRKYHKSRLQLLSQTWVSKAKEQTFIFTDGEDKELRQRAGLNIINTNCSAAHTRQALCCKMSVEYDKFIESQKKWFCHVDDDNYVILPSLLELLSFYSHTQDVYLGRPSLDHPIEAAERVKSDGSVSVKFWFATGGAGFCISRGLALKMSPWASLGNFITTAEKIRLPDDCTIGYIIEALLEVPLTHTGLFHSHLENLQRLPTDSILKQVTLSYGGFENRRNVVNVGGAFSLSEDPSRFKTVHCLLYPNTEWCPRKSQH